The following proteins are co-located in the Mycteria americana isolate JAX WOST 10 ecotype Jacksonville Zoo and Gardens unplaced genomic scaffold, USCA_MyAme_1.0 Scaffold_53, whole genome shotgun sequence genome:
- the PUF60 gene encoding poly(U)-binding-splicing factor PUF60 isoform X2, protein MAATTTISLGTESIKMENGQSTAAKLGLPPLTPEQQEALQKAKKYAMEQSIKSVLVKQTIAHQQQQLTNLQMAAQRQRALAIMCRVYVGSIYYELGEDTIRQAFAPFGPIKSIDMSWDSVTMKHKGFAFVEYEVPEAAQLALEQMNSVMLGGRNIKVGRPSNIGQAQPIIDQLAEEARAFNRIYVASVHQDLSDDDIKSVFEAFGKIKSCTLARDPTTGKHKGYGFIEYEKAQSSQDAVSSMNLFDLGGQYLRVGKAVTPPMPLLTPATPGGLPPAAAVAAAAATAKITAQEAVAGAAVLGTLATPGLVSPALTLAQPLGALPQAVMAAQAPGVITGVTPARPPIPVTIPQVGVVNPILASPPALGLMEVKKEKEEEEVFQESERPEMLSEQEHMSISGSSARHMVMQKLLRKQESTVMVLRNMVDPKDIDDDLEGEVTEECGKFGAVNRVIIYQEKQGEEEDAEIIVKIFVEFSMASETHKAIQALNGRWFAGRKVVAEVYDQERFDNSDLSA, encoded by the exons GCAAAGAAGTATGCGATGGAGCAGAGTATCAAGAGTGTGCTGGTGAAGCAAACCATCGCCCACCAGCAACAGCAGCTCACCAATCTTCAG ATGGCAGCTCAGAGGCAGCGCGCCCTGGCCATCATGTGTCGTGTGTATGTGGGCTCCATATACTATGAACTGGGAGAAGATACCATTCGCCAGGCCTTTGCCCCATTTGGACCTATAAAAAGCATTGATATGTCCTGGGACTCTGTTACGATGAAACACAAG GGTTTTGCTTTTGTGGAATATGAGGTACCTGAAGCTGCTCAGCTGGCCTTGGAGCAGATGAATTCTGTCATGCTGGGGGGAAGAAATATAAAG GTTGGGAGACCTAGTAATATAGGTCAGGCGCAACCAATTATAGACCAGCTAGCAGAAGAGGCACGGGCTTTCAACCGTATCTATGTGGCATCTGTTCATCAGGACCTTTCAGATGATGACATCAAGAGTGTGTTTGAGGCCTTTGGGAAGATTAAATCTTGCACGCTAGCCAGGGATCCCACGACAGGAAAACACAAAGGCTATGGTTTCATTG AATATGAGAAAGCACAGTCTTCTCAAGATGCTGTTTCCTCTATGAACCTGTTTGACCTTGGGGGTCAGTATCTCCGAGTTGGTAAAGCTGTGACTCCTCCAATGCCTCTCCTGACACCTGCTACGCCAGGAGGActacctccagcagcagctgttgctgcagcagctgctacAGCAAAGATCACAGCACAG gaAGCAGTGGCAGGAGCTGCAGTTCTTGGCACTTTGGCAACCCCTGGGCTGGTATCTCCAGCACTGACTCTGGCCCAACCGTTAGGGGCATTGCCACAGGCTGTAATGGCAGCACAAGCACCAGGAGTCATTACAG GTGTAACCCCTGCCCGACCTCCCATTCCTGTCACTATTCCACAAGTGGGAGTTGTGAATCCTATCCTGGCTAGTCCCCCAGCATTGGGCCTGATGGAGGtcaaaaaggagaaggaagaagaggaggtatTTCAGGAGTCAGAGAGGCCAGAGATGCTGAGTGAACAGGAACACATGAGCATATCTGGCAGCAGTGCCCGTCATATGGTGATGCAGAAATTGCTTCGTAAACAGGAG TCCACTGTGATGGTGCTTCGCAACATGGTGGATCCAAAGGACATTGATGATGACCTAGAGGGAGAAGTGACAGAAGAATGTGGCAAATTTGGGGCTGTAAACAGGGTCATAATCTACCAGGAGAagcaaggagaagaggaggatgcTGAGATCATTGTCAAGATCTTTGTGGAGTTCTCCATGGCGTCAGAGACTCACAAAGCCATTCAGGCTCTGAATGGGCGCTGGTTTGCAGGAAGAAAGGTGGTAGCAGAGGTGTATGACCAGGAGAGATTTGATAACAGTGACCTGTCAGCATGA
- the PUF60 gene encoding poly(U)-binding-splicing factor PUF60 isoform X1: protein MAATTTISLGTESIKMENGQSTAAKLGLPPLTPEQQEALQKAKKYAMEQSIKSVLVKQTIAHQQQQLTNLQMAAVTMGFGDPLSPLQSMAAQRQRALAIMCRVYVGSIYYELGEDTIRQAFAPFGPIKSIDMSWDSVTMKHKGFAFVEYEVPEAAQLALEQMNSVMLGGRNIKVGRPSNIGQAQPIIDQLAEEARAFNRIYVASVHQDLSDDDIKSVFEAFGKIKSCTLARDPTTGKHKGYGFIEYEKAQSSQDAVSSMNLFDLGGQYLRVGKAVTPPMPLLTPATPGGLPPAAAVAAAAATAKITAQEAVAGAAVLGTLATPGLVSPALTLAQPLGALPQAVMAAQAPGVITGVTPARPPIPVTIPQVGVVNPILASPPALGLMEVKKEKEEEEVFQESERPEMLSEQEHMSISGSSARHMVMQKLLRKQESTVMVLRNMVDPKDIDDDLEGEVTEECGKFGAVNRVIIYQEKQGEEEDAEIIVKIFVEFSMASETHKAIQALNGRWFAGRKVVAEVYDQERFDNSDLSA from the exons GCAAAGAAGTATGCGATGGAGCAGAGTATCAAGAGTGTGCTGGTGAAGCAAACCATCGCCCACCAGCAACAGCAGCTCACCAATCTTCAG ATGGCAGCAGTGACAATGGGCTTTGGAGATCCTCTCTCACCTTTACAATCG ATGGCAGCTCAGAGGCAGCGCGCCCTGGCCATCATGTGTCGTGTGTATGTGGGCTCCATATACTATGAACTGGGAGAAGATACCATTCGCCAGGCCTTTGCCCCATTTGGACCTATAAAAAGCATTGATATGTCCTGGGACTCTGTTACGATGAAACACAAG GGTTTTGCTTTTGTGGAATATGAGGTACCTGAAGCTGCTCAGCTGGCCTTGGAGCAGATGAATTCTGTCATGCTGGGGGGAAGAAATATAAAG GTTGGGAGACCTAGTAATATAGGTCAGGCGCAACCAATTATAGACCAGCTAGCAGAAGAGGCACGGGCTTTCAACCGTATCTATGTGGCATCTGTTCATCAGGACCTTTCAGATGATGACATCAAGAGTGTGTTTGAGGCCTTTGGGAAGATTAAATCTTGCACGCTAGCCAGGGATCCCACGACAGGAAAACACAAAGGCTATGGTTTCATTG AATATGAGAAAGCACAGTCTTCTCAAGATGCTGTTTCCTCTATGAACCTGTTTGACCTTGGGGGTCAGTATCTCCGAGTTGGTAAAGCTGTGACTCCTCCAATGCCTCTCCTGACACCTGCTACGCCAGGAGGActacctccagcagcagctgttgctgcagcagctgctacAGCAAAGATCACAGCACAG gaAGCAGTGGCAGGAGCTGCAGTTCTTGGCACTTTGGCAACCCCTGGGCTGGTATCTCCAGCACTGACTCTGGCCCAACCGTTAGGGGCATTGCCACAGGCTGTAATGGCAGCACAAGCACCAGGAGTCATTACAG GTGTAACCCCTGCCCGACCTCCCATTCCTGTCACTATTCCACAAGTGGGAGTTGTGAATCCTATCCTGGCTAGTCCCCCAGCATTGGGCCTGATGGAGGtcaaaaaggagaaggaagaagaggaggtatTTCAGGAGTCAGAGAGGCCAGAGATGCTGAGTGAACAGGAACACATGAGCATATCTGGCAGCAGTGCCCGTCATATGGTGATGCAGAAATTGCTTCGTAAACAGGAG TCCACTGTGATGGTGCTTCGCAACATGGTGGATCCAAAGGACATTGATGATGACCTAGAGGGAGAAGTGACAGAAGAATGTGGCAAATTTGGGGCTGTAAACAGGGTCATAATCTACCAGGAGAagcaaggagaagaggaggatgcTGAGATCATTGTCAAGATCTTTGTGGAGTTCTCCATGGCGTCAGAGACTCACAAAGCCATTCAGGCTCTGAATGGGCGCTGGTTTGCAGGAAGAAAGGTGGTAGCAGAGGTGTATGACCAGGAGAGATTTGATAACAGTGACCTGTCAGCATGA